A single region of the Acidiferrobacteraceae bacterium genome encodes:
- a CDS encoding SEL1-like repeat protein → MKIRTLILTIFLAVASGTAMAGNKLDDGVTAMLRGDNATALKVFRPLATGGNAEAQYYMGYMYQSGIGVPVDKTKALQWYNRAAAQGHTGASVQAQVLAHSHSAAR, encoded by the coding sequence TGGCCGTTGCCTCCGGAACGGCAATGGCCGGCAACAAGCTCGACGATGGCGTGACCGCCATGCTTCGCGGCGACAACGCCACTGCGCTCAAGGTGTTCCGCCCGCTGGCCACCGGCGGAAATGCGGAGGCCCAGTACTACATGGGCTATATGTACCAGTCCGGAATCGGCGTGCCAGTGGACAAGACCAAGGCCCTGCAATGGTACAACCGCGCGGCAGCCCAGGGCCATACCGGTGCCTCGGTCCAGGCGCAGGTTCTGGCCCACTCGCACAGCGCGGCCCGGTAA
- a CDS encoding DUF819 family protein: MSTLIAPDQTWALWTALLAAAAVGSLAEGTRWGSRVSGAVITMVAAFLLSNLSIIPPQSAVYDTVWNYLVPLAIPLLLLQVNLGRIIREAGATLIAFIIGTVGTIAGTLLAFYIVPLGESAWKVAAVFSATYIGGSLNYVSAARAVGLPPGDLLSAGVAADSLMSTIFFLILFTLPSIRSLRSTFEPPVRESRWGRTAHVVLSEVEKGKRIHIPALLSALFLSAGLCAVSFVAEKQLGWDGTAIPILTALTLVVATVAKNLTSRLSGAHELGAMLMQIFFAAIGASAHIATVLRVGPILFVFAGVLLTVHLLVIMVGGKLVRLSLPEILIASNANVGGPTTAAAMAVARRWDYLVVPAILCGTFGYAISSEAELPMTTTAVITASVS, encoded by the coding sequence ATGTCTACCCTGATCGCCCCGGACCAGACCTGGGCCCTGTGGACGGCCCTGCTCGCCGCTGCGGCGGTCGGTTCACTCGCGGAAGGAACGCGCTGGGGCTCGCGCGTTTCCGGCGCCGTGATTACCATGGTCGCCGCCTTCCTCCTGTCCAACCTCTCCATCATCCCGCCCCAGAGCGCGGTGTATGACACGGTCTGGAACTATCTGGTTCCCCTGGCGATCCCGCTCTTGCTGTTGCAGGTCAATCTGGGACGCATCATACGCGAGGCGGGGGCGACCCTGATCGCGTTCATTATCGGGACGGTAGGCACCATCGCCGGAACCCTGCTGGCGTTCTATATCGTTCCCCTGGGTGAGTCGGCATGGAAAGTGGCTGCGGTCTTCAGCGCCACCTACATCGGTGGTTCCCTGAACTATGTCAGCGCGGCGCGTGCCGTAGGACTGCCACCGGGCGATCTGCTGTCCGCCGGCGTGGCTGCGGACAGTCTGATGTCCACGATCTTCTTCCTGATCCTGTTCACCCTGCCCTCAATCCGCAGCCTGCGCTCCACCTTCGAACCGCCAGTGCGCGAATCCAGGTGGGGGCGCACAGCGCACGTGGTGCTCAGCGAGGTGGAGAAAGGCAAGCGCATCCATATTCCGGCACTGTTGTCGGCCCTGTTCCTGTCGGCAGGCCTGTGCGCCGTCAGTTTTGTCGCCGAGAAACAACTGGGATGGGACGGCACCGCGATTCCCATCCTCACCGCCCTGACCCTGGTGGTCGCAACCGTCGCGAAGAACCTCACCTCGCGCCTTTCGGGCGCCCACGAACTCGGTGCGATGCTGATGCAAATCTTCTTCGCCGCCATCGGCGCCAGTGCCCACATCGCCACGGTCCTGCGCGTGGGCCCGATCCTGTTCGTGTTCGCCGGGGTACTGCTGACGGTGCACCTGCTGGTCATCATGGTGGGAGGCAAGCTGGTGCGACTGAGCCTGCCGGAGATCCTGATTGCGTCAAATGCAAACGTCGGTGGGCCGACCACCGCCGCTGCCATGGCCGTGGCGCGGCGCTGGGACTATCTGGTGGTGCCGGCAATCCTGTGCGGCACCTTCGGCTACGCCATCTCATCTGAGGCCGAGTTGCCCATGACGACCACCGCCGTCATCACGGCATCGGTGTCATGA
- a CDS encoding DUF3775 domain-containing protein, with translation MMDLNPETICYIIDKAHEFHVKEGVSIPEPPSSPTEDWAIQVLADHEDDLTYQELVSVINDLEPDQQVQLVALMWVGRGDFEVGDWDNAVEAAGDAWTRRTAQYVIATPMVADYLAEGLDLMGMSCEER, from the coding sequence ATGATGGACCTGAACCCCGAGACCATTTGCTACATCATCGACAAGGCGCACGAGTTCCACGTGAAAGAAGGGGTCTCGATCCCGGAGCCACCGTCGAGTCCCACGGAAGACTGGGCGATTCAGGTCCTGGCGGATCATGAGGACGATCTGACGTACCAGGAACTCGTGAGCGTCATCAACGATCTGGAGCCGGACCAGCAAGTGCAGCTCGTGGCGCTGATGTGGGTAGGGCGAGGTGACTTCGAGGTCGGCGACTGGGACAACGCGGTTGAGGCCGCTGGTGATGCGTGGACACGACGAACCGCGCAATACGTGATTGCCACCCCCATGGTGGCGGACTATCTGGCCGAGGGCCTGGACTTGATGGGGATGTCCTGCGAAGAACGTTAA
- a CDS encoding Crp/Fnr family transcriptional regulator, with protein sequence MLEQIGKVPLFATLSDEELGRLADMATRKTLGKNSVVVREGDNTDSLYIVLSGKVKIYLNDKQGREVVLGMADAGEYFGEMVLDGGPRSASVMTLEPSEFAVLRKADLESYLRNNPEVALAIIRELIGRVRSLTENVRSLALLDVYGRFRKLLLDLAVEVNGHKTIKEPLTQQEIANRIGASREMISRILRELNIGGYISIERKRITLLRDLPTGW encoded by the coding sequence ATGCTTGAACAAATCGGTAAGGTACCGTTGTTTGCCACCCTGTCCGACGAGGAGCTCGGTCGGCTTGCCGATATGGCGACGCGCAAGACCCTGGGAAAGAACTCCGTCGTTGTACGGGAAGGAGACAACACCGACTCCCTGTACATCGTCCTTTCGGGCAAGGTAAAGATCTACCTGAACGACAAGCAGGGCCGGGAAGTTGTCCTGGGCATGGCCGACGCCGGCGAATACTTCGGCGAAATGGTGCTGGACGGAGGCCCGCGCTCGGCATCGGTGATGACCCTGGAACCGTCCGAATTCGCCGTGCTGCGAAAGGCCGACCTGGAAAGCTATCTGCGAAATAATCCCGAAGTAGCCCTGGCCATCATTCGCGAACTGATCGGCCGGGTGCGCAGCCTCACCGAAAACGTGCGCAGCCTTGCCCTGCTCGACGTCTACGGACGTTTCCGCAAGCTGCTGCTTGATCTCGCCGTGGAGGTCAACGGACACAAGACCATCAAGGAACCCCTCACCCAGCAGGAGATCGCCAATCGCATTGGTGCCTCGCGGGAAATGATCAGCCGCATCCTGCGCGAACTGAATATCGGTGGCTACATCAGCATCGAGCGGAAACGCATCACCCTCTTGCGGGATCTCCCGACTGGCTGGTAG
- the tcdA gene encoding tRNA cyclic N6-threonylcarbamoyladenosine(37) synthase TcdA: MSTTEYRERFAGIERLFGPQEFGRFADYHICIVGLGGVGSWAVEALARTGIGQLTLIDFDEISEGNINRQLHALSSTIGHKKHAVMQERVRQINPDCVVHAVDDFITQDNVGVHLSPDHGFDCVIDAIDSITHKAAMIYYCKRNKIPVIATGGAGGLTDPTQSRVTDLSRTYNDALAARVRQRLRVDYGFTRNPKRYFGVECVFSSQHKLYPKADGSVCTAKPGIHGIDLDCRYGYGSASFVTANFGFLAASRAIHKASRHHTPPS; encoded by the coding sequence ATGAGCACCACGGAATACCGGGAACGTTTCGCCGGGATCGAAAGACTCTTTGGCCCGCAGGAGTTTGGCAGATTCGCCGACTACCACATCTGCATCGTCGGCCTCGGCGGCGTCGGATCCTGGGCGGTGGAGGCACTGGCCCGCACGGGAATCGGCCAGCTCACTCTCATTGACTTCGACGAGATATCGGAAGGAAACATCAATCGTCAGCTGCACGCGCTCAGCAGCACCATCGGTCACAAGAAGCATGCGGTCATGCAGGAGCGGGTCCGCCAGATCAATCCGGATTGCGTCGTACACGCCGTCGACGATTTCATTACCCAGGACAATGTAGGGGTGCACCTGTCACCGGACCACGGTTTCGATTGCGTGATCGATGCCATCGACTCGATCACCCACAAGGCCGCAATGATCTACTACTGCAAACGCAACAAGATTCCGGTGATCGCCACCGGCGGGGCCGGTGGGCTGACCGACCCGACGCAGAGTCGTGTGACTGATCTCAGTCGCACCTACAATGATGCGCTGGCCGCACGGGTGCGCCAGCGCCTACGGGTCGATTACGGTTTCACGCGCAACCCGAAACGCTATTTCGGCGTTGAGTGCGTGTTCTCCAGTCAACACAAGCTGTACCCCAAGGCGGACGGGTCCGTGTGCACCGCCAAGCCGGGAATCCATGGCATCGACCTGGATTGCCGGTACGGCTACGGCTCCGCCAGCTTTGTCACCGCAAACTTCGGTTTCCTCGCAGCTTCCCGCGCGATCCATAAGGCGAGCAGGCACCACACACCTCCGTCATAG
- a CDS encoding TatD family hydrolase has translation MDLIDTHCHIDVEEFDPDRDSVLAAARAAGVNRMVVPAVEQSTWDGLLDLCQREPGLYPTLGLHPVYLDHHTARDLETLREKVRTTPIVAVGEIGLDFFIENPRRERQLELLEIQLDIAARAQLPVILHVRKAHDQILAALRKHPVCGGIAHAFNGSLQQAAQYIDLGFKLGFGGMLTYERSTRLRNLARELPLEALVLETDAPDLTVASHHGERNSPEYLPECLHALAAVRDDDPEAIARATTANAMEVLRLGAAA, from the coding sequence ATGGATCTGATCGACACCCACTGCCATATCGATGTCGAAGAGTTCGACCCGGACCGGGATTCGGTGCTCGCCGCGGCTCGCGCAGCCGGGGTGAACCGGATGGTGGTTCCCGCGGTAGAACAATCGACCTGGGACGGGCTGCTGGATCTGTGTCAGCGGGAACCCGGCCTGTACCCAACCCTGGGTCTGCACCCGGTGTACCTCGACCATCATACGGCGCGAGACCTGGAAACACTGCGCGAGAAAGTGCGCACGACTCCCATCGTCGCCGTGGGCGAGATCGGACTCGACTTTTTCATCGAAAATCCCCGGCGTGAGCGGCAGCTGGAACTGCTCGAGATTCAACTGGACATCGCGGCCCGGGCGCAGCTGCCGGTCATCCTGCACGTGCGCAAGGCCCATGATCAGATACTGGCGGCCCTGCGTAAACACCCGGTGTGCGGTGGCATTGCTCACGCCTTCAATGGCAGCCTGCAACAGGCCGCACAGTACATAGACCTCGGATTCAAGCTTGGCTTCGGTGGCATGCTCACCTATGAACGTTCCACGCGCCTGCGTAACCTCGCCCGGGAGCTTCCGCTGGAGGCACTGGTACTGGAGACCGACGCGCCAGACCTGACCGTGGCCAGCCACCATGGGGAAAGAAACAGCCCCGAGTATCTACCGGAATGTCTTCATGCCCTGGCTGCGGTACGCGACGATGATCCGGAGGCCATTGCCCGGGCAACCACCGCCAATGCGATGGAGGTGCTGCGCCTCGGAGCGGCAGCATGA